A single window of bacterium DNA harbors:
- a CDS encoding HK97 family phage prohead protease, with protein MIKETRLADVKFEEAEGKMTLEGYAIVFNQETLIGNEEYGFVESIDHRALENTQMKDVPMKYNHMDSFLIIARTKNKSLTLSVDNIGLKVKAELVDTQSNQDIYKMVRSGLLDKMSFAFTVEEQTWNKEGKIPKRTITKIGRLYDVSVVDTPAYDSTSIYARSLESMDVELKAMELEEQKQHVDVMKMKIRIKTNY; from the coding sequence ATGATTAAAGAAACAAGACTAGCAGATGTTAAATTTGAAGAAGCTGAAGGTAAGATGACTTTAGAAGGTTATGCGATTGTGTTCAACCAGGAAACACTCATCGGAAATGAAGAGTACGGTTTCGTTGAATCTATCGACCATCGAGCACTTGAAAATACCCAAATGAAAGATGTCCCTATGAAATACAACCATATGGATTCCTTCCTTATCATCGCTCGAACAAAGAATAAATCACTGACGCTATCGGTCGATAACATTGGGCTAAAAGTAAAAGCTGAATTAGTCGACACCCAATCGAACCAAGACATCTACAAGATGGTCCGCAGTGGCCTACTTGATAAGATGAGTTTTGCTTTCACTGTTGAAGAACAGACATGGAATAAGGAAGGCAAAATCCCTAAACGTACCATCACTAAAATTGGAAGGCTCTATGATGTCTCAGTGGTAGACACGCCAGCTTACGATTCAACTAGTATATATGCCCGTTCTTTAGAGTCTATGGATGTAGAACTAAAGGCTATGGAGTTAGAAGAGCAGAAACAACATGTTGATGTGATGAAAATGAAGATCCGTATCAAAACCAATTACTAA
- a CDS encoding phage portal protein, with translation MSWLTSKKKKGSTNTFQLLNQNNTFFIPFGNNISKSDVVKICIDRVASQCAKLKPRYIKTEADKTVTEKQGRLSFLLKHKPNPLMTPYDFIYKVITLLLLNDNAFVYPMFDSLSGGLKALYPLRPILVEAVVDNADGYYLKFYFEDGQQFTLPYENVIHLRKYFASNDIFGGNGSSGDHEAILKTISINENVLQGIDNAVRSSMQIKGIIKMNGMLSEADKKKQRELFDLALNDSISTKGSSIIPIDLKSEYVPLTVDPKLIDKETLEFLQSKILDYFGVSAPIFANKYSEEDFNSFYESTIEPLAIQLSEAFSLGLLTENELTRGEEIIFYSERLQYASWNTKVSAIEKLMSLGIMTLNESRALLGLEPIEGGNKRLQSLNFVDADKANKYQIGEENKDEGNS, from the coding sequence TTGAGTTGGTTAACAAGTAAGAAAAAGAAAGGTTCAACAAACACCTTCCAGTTATTGAATCAAAACAATACGTTCTTCATACCTTTTGGTAACAACATATCCAAAAGTGATGTGGTCAAGATATGTATTGATAGGGTTGCGAGCCAATGTGCAAAACTCAAACCAAGATACATTAAAACTGAAGCAGACAAGACAGTAACCGAGAAACAGGGTCGACTGTCTTTTTTATTGAAGCATAAGCCTAACCCGCTCATGACACCCTATGACTTTATCTATAAGGTGATTACGTTATTACTACTGAATGATAATGCATTTGTGTATCCGATGTTTGATTCATTGAGTGGTGGGCTTAAAGCACTTTATCCACTAAGACCGATATTGGTTGAAGCTGTGGTTGATAATGCTGATGGTTACTACTTGAAGTTCTACTTTGAGGATGGCCAACAATTCACACTACCCTATGAGAATGTCATCCACTTGAGGAAGTACTTTGCTTCCAATGATATCTTTGGTGGAAATGGATCATCAGGTGATCATGAAGCGATACTTAAAACCATCTCAATCAATGAGAATGTGCTTCAAGGAATCGATAATGCTGTCAGATCATCCATGCAGATTAAAGGAATCATCAAAATGAATGGGATGCTTTCAGAAGCAGATAAGAAGAAACAAAGAGAGCTCTTTGATTTAGCTCTTAACGATTCTATTAGCACTAAAGGAAGCTCGATCATCCCGATCGACTTAAAGTCTGAATACGTACCACTAACAGTTGATCCCAAGTTGATTGATAAAGAAACACTCGAATTTTTACAATCTAAGATACTTGATTACTTTGGGGTATCAGCACCAATCTTCGCAAACAAATATAGTGAAGAAGATTTCAACTCGTTTTATGAGTCAACCATTGAGCCTCTAGCCATTCAGTTATCAGAGGCTTTTTCTTTGGGATTGCTCACCGAAAATGAGTTAACTCGTGGTGAAGAGATTATTTTCTACAGTGAACGATTGCAGTATGCAAGCTGGAATACAAAAGTGAGTGCCATCGAAAAATTGATGAGCCTAGGGATCATGACCTTAAATGAATCCAGAGCTTTGCTTGGACTAGAACCTATTGAGGGTGGAAACAAGCGACTGCAATCGCTCAACTTTGTGGATGCGGATAAGGCAAACAAATACCAAATTGGTGAGGAGAACAAAGATGAAGGTAACAGTTAA
- a CDS encoding terminase TerL endonuclease subunit has translation MNYLIEYHHQIEAGNILVGEELKKQLDILLQDLNNPKYVFDENQGNLRIDFIETFCKHTKSPFNGQPFILELWEKAIIQVAYGFKLKDSGLRRFNEVILLIARKNGKTTFIAGIDLAEFFLSKGGVDIVCASNTSEQANILFEEINNMREQSPALSNEKRSKKNIFFIYSPRTKNKIKKLSAQSRNKDGYNIEVGCIDEVHEMTDSKVYDAIKQSQSTKKEPLIFIITTEGTTVGGFLDNKLDYARKMLKGEITDERVLPWLYTQDNTQEIYDDSRNWQKSNPSIGVVKLTSYLEDVMNKSKNDHSTRVTMLCKDFNIKQVDQGAWLSFDDLNNEAKHELNTLKNSYAIGGVDLSSTTDLTVAVLVIQKKDDNKKYVLSQFFMPSDVVKKRMEEDNVPYDIWIKRGLITLTPGSQNDFSLVTQWFMKMIQEHHIRPLWVGFDPWNSQYWIKEMEDLGFNMEKVRQGVYSLSEPMKQLEADLKNKLINYDNNPILKWCLSNTQAKVDLNGNIQPSKLNSKYKRIDGTVALIIAYAVLNRYKLDYENML, from the coding sequence ATGAACTACCTAATTGAATACCATCATCAGATAGAAGCTGGAAACATTCTAGTTGGTGAGGAATTAAAAAAACAACTAGATATCTTGCTTCAGGATTTGAATAACCCGAAGTATGTATTTGATGAAAATCAAGGGAATCTTCGAATTGATTTTATAGAAACCTTTTGTAAACACACAAAATCACCATTTAATGGTCAACCGTTTATACTTGAACTTTGGGAGAAAGCAATTATCCAGGTGGCATATGGATTTAAATTGAAGGATTCTGGTTTACGAAGATTCAATGAAGTCATACTGTTGATTGCTCGTAAGAACGGAAAGACCACCTTTATCGCTGGTATTGATCTTGCTGAGTTCTTTTTATCAAAAGGTGGTGTTGATATCGTATGTGCTTCCAATACAAGCGAACAAGCGAACATTCTATTTGAAGAAATCAATAACATGCGAGAGCAATCTCCCGCACTGTCCAATGAAAAACGCAGTAAAAAGAATATCTTCTTTATCTATTCTCCAAGGACAAAGAATAAAATAAAAAAATTGTCTGCTCAGAGTAGAAACAAAGACGGTTATAACATTGAAGTTGGTTGTATTGATGAAGTACATGAGATGACAGATTCAAAAGTATATGATGCGATTAAGCAAAGCCAATCTACCAAGAAAGAACCATTGATTTTTATCATCACAACCGAAGGAACGACAGTTGGTGGGTTTCTAGATAATAAATTGGATTATGCACGGAAGATGCTGAAGGGTGAAATCACTGATGAACGTGTATTACCTTGGTTATATACTCAAGACAATACTCAGGAAATATATGACGATTCCAGGAATTGGCAGAAATCAAATCCAAGTATAGGTGTAGTGAAACTGACTTCATATTTGGAAGATGTAATGAATAAATCGAAGAATGATCATTCAACAAGAGTTACGATGTTATGTAAAGACTTCAATATCAAACAAGTCGATCAGGGTGCATGGTTGTCATTTGATGACTTAAATAACGAAGCAAAGCATGAGCTAAACACACTCAAGAACTCCTATGCTATCGGTGGAGTAGATTTATCTTCAACTACTGATTTAACTGTAGCTGTTCTCGTCATTCAGAAAAAGGATGATAATAAGAAGTATGTTTTATCACAATTCTTTATGCCAAGCGATGTTGTTAAGAAACGCATGGAAGAAGATAACGTCCCATATGATATTTGGATTAAACGAGGGTTGATTACACTCACCCCTGGAAGTCAAAACGATTTTTCATTGGTGACTCAGTGGTTCATGAAGATGATTCAAGAACACCACATTAGACCTCTTTGGGTAGGATTCGATCCATGGAATTCTCAATATTGGATTAAAGAGATGGAAGACTTAGGATTTAATATGGAGAAGGTTCGTCAAGGTGTCTACTCTTTATCGGAACCAATGAAACAACTGGAAGCAGACCTAAAGAATAAGCTGATCAACTATGACAATAATCCGATCTTGAAATGGTGCTTGTCTAACACCCAAGCCAAAGTAGACTTAAATGGGAATATTCAACCATCAAAACTCAACTCCAAGTACAAGCGAATTGATGGAACAGTAGCACTCATCATTGCATATGCAGTTTTAAATCGATATAAGTTAGATTACGAAAACATGTTATAA
- a CDS encoding DUF4314 domain-containing protein, whose translation MFKIGDKIRIIDMKGEDHYNGREGVIEYIDGLNQLHGTWGDLAIIPEEDLIEVIKNDMQLVQ comes from the coding sequence ATGTTCAAAATTGGTGATAAAATCAGAATCATCGATATGAAGGGTGAAGACCATTATAACGGTAGAGAAGGAGTCATTGAATACATCGATGGACTCAATCAACTACATGGCACATGGGGAGACTTAGCAATCATCCCAGAGGAAGACTTAATTGAGGTAATTAAAAATGACATGCAGCTTGTGCAATAA
- a CDS encoding HNH endonuclease, with protein MKKPKVLHNFYKSPAWLSARELKIMSVNSLCERCGAIGIEVHHKKRLTTDNVNDSSISLNLDNLELLCIYCHNKEHKRFTKKVKFDSDGNLINLEKTL; from the coding sequence ATGAAAAAGCCAAAAGTTCTACATAACTTCTACAAATCACCTGCATGGCTTTCTGCTCGTGAACTTAAGATAATGTCAGTCAACAGTCTTTGTGAACGTTGTGGAGCAATTGGAATCGAAGTTCATCATAAAAAAAGACTGACAACTGATAATGTTAATGATTCATCAATCAGCCTGAATCTTGATAATCTAGAGTTACTTTGTATATATTGTCACAATAAAGAGCACAAGCGCTTCACTAAAAAAGTAAAATTTGATTCAGACGGAAACCTAATAAATCTAGAAAAAACACTGTGA